From the Augochlora pura isolate Apur16 unplaced genomic scaffold, APUR_v2.2.1 APUR_unplaced_324, whole genome shotgun sequence genome, the window GAAACAGTATAGAAGATCACTTTAGAATCTGGATCGGAATTGCGCGGCCTGAAAGCTGTGCGTGGGCGGCGGCTGCAATTGGAACCTAATCGGTTTCACTTTCGTGACTTTGCCCTTGGGCGGACTGATCCGATCGATTTTAGTGATCTTCGCCCGGTGCCGATAGTACCAGTATTCGAAGATCAACGTTAGGCAGGCGAAGATAATCCCCAGAAATATGACCACGAACACGCCTCCGATATTGTGGATGCTAATCCCGTCGCTCTGGCTGTTCTCCGCGTCGCAGTCCTTCCTCTCCGGGTTCTTCTTCCACCATTTGTCCTTCAGCTTCTCCAGCTTCCTCTTGTTCAGTAGTTGCAGAATCCTGAAACAAAATGCGGATAAAAAGCTAATAAACGagagtttctttttattttttttctggtGATTCGAAGCAAgtgtaaaattaagaaaaatacatttcagtCTTCGTCCAGTGGACTGGAGCCTCTATCGTGCCAACAAAATGTAAGTCATTCCTCCGTACGTTTGAGTCGCGATCGCGATGGTCGTGAACGATTTGACGACCCCGTGTCAggcgatcgttcgatcgattccGAGTTGAATTTTAGTCGAACGGCGAACGAAAGTTAATTTGTCGTCGGGGGAAAAACTGGTTTTTGATAGAGCCGCGTATAGGCGTTCGAGAGTTCGTCGTACTGGAAACCGATGGGGCCAGCTTTCGGAAAGCCCGAGGATGTAGAAAACGCGAGGTACGCCCGTGAATCGTCGAAGGCCTCGACGGAAAAATCGAGCAAATCCCCGAGCGACTGTTTGCGTTCCGAGGCTGCATGCCAGAGTATCGACTGTATCGAGAGAACTATTTACGTACGCGTTGTTGAATTGATCTTTCAACGGTGATCCCTGCTGAACAGCGATCGCGTACGGTTTCCTCGAGAAATCCTCCCCCACTTGGATCAAATCGCAGTTCGTCATGGTGAGGTACTTAATGGTTGTCGAATCTTCTATATAAGCGAACTCGTTGTTCGAATTCTGACGTCGAACGCGCTGCAGAGCCTCCTCGATGGAGGCCGGGAAACCGGCTTCCTCCATCGCTTGCAACATCTTCGTGTACTTGTCGCTGACTGGATAGTCCCAAACCGCCAAATTCGCCCTCTCCACGTCGGACAGGCTATCGTTCAGGCTCATCTCTCTCCAGATTCTGCACGGACAATTGCACGAAATCTCTTCGACATGCGATTAAATAGATAAGTTAGAGTCTGTTCAAGAAGCAAGAGCTTAGGTTGTCTCGGCCTCCATCGATTCTTAAACGCTTCACGCGAGGGTTAATTACGAAAATCAGATTACAGAAAAGCTTGCTCCGATCAAATTGGAAACTTACCCGTAAAACTTCCATTCGATGTTGGCCATCCTATTGAAGTAGGTATAAGCAGACGAGTTCATGATCGGCGCGTATTGGATCTTGTACTGCTTGCTGAGATCCTCCAGCGTCTCGATGGGTATCTCGAGCCTGGAGACTGTCAGGAACGCGGCCAGATTCGCCGTGTAGGAGGCAATGATGATGAATCCGAAGAGCCACCAGGTTGCGGCGACGAGCCTGCCGGACAGGTTCTTTGGCGCCTCCCCGCCCCCTTGGGGCGTCAGAGAGGTCATGCAAAACCAGAAGCACTCCCTCAAGTTGAACTCCCTcttctcgtcgtcgtccctGTACTTCTCGCGGTTGTTCTGGTAGCTGTACGGCGACCATCTGTCGAATACCCAGAGCAGCACGCTGGTGAACAGGTAGGCAGCTAGTATGCAGAACCAGACCTCGCTCTCGAGCACGGTGAGGAACTTGAACAGCGAGGTGGTCGTCTTCGTCTTCAGCATCATGATGGACAGACCGACCAGGTCGTAGAACGGCACCGTGAAGTCGACGATCCTCTCGCGTTCCGCTGTCACCCACAGAGAGCCGAGCGCTATGTCCGCCCTCTTCGTAATCAGCTCCTTCATCATGCCGTTCCAACTGTGGTCCGGATTCAGGTTCCCGTACAATCCGTCCTCCGACTCGCGGATCTCGTACTGGAATCCCACCATCTCCTTGATCTCGTTCAGCAGGTC encodes:
- the LOC144477741 gene encoding ionotropic receptor 25a-like isoform X2 produces the protein MPGTRRWTVMPPADLIPEAVKQLAVKLNIANAAILYDDNFVMDHKYKSLLLNVPTRHVIHEVSKHVAEVKKQLSKLRDLDIVNYFVLSDADTMKVVLEAAESLNFTGRKYGWFLLTPESDVEPMCSCKNITFLFMRPEIGDSKEQIAEADLPKPFVTSAFYYDLVQLAVKAMKLATEDGEWPKLPKHITCDQYNNTNTPERKFNFLAKLEAAYADTTPTYAGIHWGTKNGKHQAKFEMSIQLVNIEDGEILPMIDGGSWNASLSMPLQVTNERVMNTTAVKSYRVVTVIHPPFVMFDKQKNEYYGFCIDLLNEIKEMVGFQYEIRESEDGLYGNLNPDHSWNGMMKELITKRADIALGSLWVTAERERIVDFTVPFYDLVGLSIMMLKTKTTTSLFKFLTVLESEVWFCILAAYLFTSVLLWVFDRWSPYSYQNNREKYRDDDEKREFNLRECFWFCMTSLTPQGGGEAPKNLSGRLVAATWWLFGFIIIASYTANLAAFLTVSRLEIPIETLEDLSKQYKIQYAPIMNSSAYTYFNRMANIEWKFYGIWREMSLNDSLSDVERANLAVWDYPVSDKYTKMLQAMEEAGFPASIEEALQRVRRQNSNNEFAYIEDSTTIKYLTMTNCDLIQVGEDFSRKPYAIAVQQGSPLKDQFNNAILQLLNKRKLEKLKDKWWKKNPERKDCDAENSQSDGISIHNIGGVFVVIFLGIIFACLTLIFEYWYYRHRAKITKIDRISPPKGKVTKVKPIRFQLQPPPTHSFQAAQFRSRF
- the LOC144477741 gene encoding ionotropic receptor 25a-like isoform X1, giving the protein MKLFLATALCGLLVLCGEFPAHGKNVTGKESAAGGSRPVNLFILNDEKNKVANKSILAGLKTLKEKFPKYVGKVWSVEINETNVNDTLDQICDAWDSAVDGEDLRVPDVILDTTMAGLVAKIANSFTAAMGVPTLSAQYGQEGDLIYWRNLNEDQMEYLIQVMPPADLIPEAVKQLAVKLNIANAAILYDDNFVMDHKYKSLLLNVPTRHVIHEVSKHVAEVKKQLSKLRDLDIVNYFVLSDADTMKVVLEAAESLNFTGRKYGWFLLTPESDVEPMCSCKNITFLFMRPEIGDSKEQIAEADLPKPFVTSAFYYDLVQLAVKAMKLATEDGEWPKLPKHITCDQYNNTNTPERKFNFLAKLEAAYADTTPTYAGIHWGTKNGKHQAKFEMSIQLVNIEDGEILPMIDGGSWNASLSMPLQVTNERVMNTTAVKSYRVVTVIHPPFVMFDKQKNEYYGFCIDLLNEIKEMVGFQYEIRESEDGLYGNLNPDHSWNGMMKELITKRADIALGSLWVTAERERIVDFTVPFYDLVGLSIMMLKTKTTTSLFKFLTVLESEVWFCILAAYLFTSVLLWVFDRWSPYSYQNNREKYRDDDEKREFNLRECFWFCMTSLTPQGGGEAPKNLSGRLVAATWWLFGFIIIASYTANLAAFLTVSRLEIPIETLEDLSKQYKIQYAPIMNSSAYTYFNRMANIEWKFYGIWREMSLNDSLSDVERANLAVWDYPVSDKYTKMLQAMEEAGFPASIEEALQRVRRQNSNNEFAYIEDSTTIKYLTMTNCDLIQVGEDFSRKPYAIAVQQGSPLKDQFNNAILQLLNKRKLEKLKDKWWKKNPERKDCDAENSQSDGISIHNIGGVFVVIFLGIIFACLTLIFEYWYYRHRAKITKIDRISPPKGKVTKVKPIRFQLQPPPTHSFQAAQFRSRF